The DNA window AATTTTTTGATGCTCGAATCAAGTTCGAATTTAAATAAGATTACAAATACGAGTTGTTGCTGCTTCACAGCTAAGAATGCATTACTCACAAAGTAATGATGatagtgaaattaaattacgttaagaggcttttaataatttatccgCTTGTGCTAATGTGAGAGACCCTACGAGAGAGACCAATGTACGATCTAGCCATGTTATGGGGTTTGGATACAGGAGACCACCTTCGTAAAATCCCAAATGTCCGCCGTGAGCCAGTTCCACATACAATGTGTTTGGACGAGTTCctaaaacagaaaaatgatataaaatgtttataaaactATAATGAGTTATAAATGCATAATGATTGCTAGTACACACTGGCATGTTCCTTGATAGGTTCCAGTAACATCTCAGGTACAATGGGATCATCCAATGCGTTGATGAATACCATAGGTGTTGTAATGTTATCTAAATAGAACAAAGAGCTACTCCACTTGTACATTTCTTTTACGGATCTAAAGTTGTGGAGCtgtacaataattaatatacaaattaatataactgaaatataaattggtatttaataatatttatactatgttaagaaatattttacttttctagTGTATGCTTCATCAAGTTCCGGTAAAGTTGCAGCAGATATGATATCCCATTCGTTTAGATTATACTTTTGTTTAACTTCCTCAGAtaacaagatatttttatgtttaagtataatattcttCACAGATTCTGTCATTATATACAGGTAGAAACGTCGAAAATTCTGCCAGTTAAGTAGGAACTTTGTACCTCTATACGTAAATTGAAGAGAAAGCAAAAAGTCTATCAGTAAATCACTTTCCACAgtcattttttttcatttttcgtaagaaatttatttatgaaaaaatgatatGTACTTACTCGATGGCATTATACCCTTGGCAAATAGATATGCCACCAATTATATTGGATAACTTATTCGATCTTCGTTCTCCTAAGTACTTGGTCACAAGGTTACCGCCCAAGCTAAAGCcaatgcaaattatttttgtattcggATGCTTCTCCATCAAACTTTGTAGCATCGTGTGATAATCATCGGTGTGACCTGTAATACGCAAATCGAGCCAAATGTCAATCAGGAATTCAATTAACACCATCTCGATTAAACCTCTTGAGATCCTTAAGGCTCTCGCAAAGTAGGCtctattaatatatatcattcAAGATAACCACGCAAAAATAGTGTTCTTCTAGAAATTGCTGGAAGTTATAGCAGACAACCTCTTcggaagatagaaaaaaattctctgcatcgttctctttttctgtaatattttcatcgatcaaCAGatcaataaaacaatataatttataattaacaatgaTACAATCAGAATACAAATCAGATAAGTTACAATTGATTCTTTCTTCAGTAATAAAGATaacaataaatagaaaaaataataaaattgaacacagataaataaaagtcaacataaaaaatattgcaaggTCGAAATGCACGTAAATAATGATTAGAGCGTAAAGTCTTTAATTCAGCTTGGTAATATTGTAAACGTACTAgtatttccataataatatgttattgCGTATATACACGTACCGTACGTAAAAATTCGCGGTGCAGTGATCTTGACACTAGAAAGGACTCCAACGTGATTAAGTACTGCACATCGGTACCCATGACACTGTGCAAAATGTACGAAAGTTCTGATGTAAACACTTTCGGAACTATTACAAATCCCAGGACAGATGGCAATTGTTACATCATctgtagtaaaataaaatataaaatattatatcgaattgATATACATGCAGAGTACAGAGGTTCATTCTTATTcctaaaacaaattaatattttccttcctttgGATGCAAGCCAAAGactcttcaaatattttaatgactCATTAACATGTCGATATTGTTATACCAACAGATATCTCTTCATAAGCTTAATATGTATGCTAAATATTGACGATAttcattgtaattatatttaaagaataccATGATGTAGAATATCATCTATCTTTGCTTggatagatatatgtatatcgtatagATATACGTATAGATTGCTTTACTCGactattaaactttattagTTTTACTAAGCTTCCTTATCTTTTTACCAAGGAACGTtaactttaattatatcgCAAGTTTATCAGTTATAACACGCTTCAAAATCGCGAAAACTATTTAATCTATACCGTGTTACAGCAAACTATCTAGTCAAGGATTCTTTAATCTTCAATTGGTACGATAGAGTCAAAATGATTTGCATTCCTATAGGGGACTATATTGATTCGTAGGTTATCCTTTGTTTCAAACATAGCGCTTTCAATCTTTAATCTTTATTGAACTTTAAGCTGCAAATGTGAGAGTTGAATGATCAAAGAAAGTCAAAGTCGAAATTAcgctatttaaaattcaatcatcAAAACAAATAATCGACCTGTATTCTACTGTTCTATTACATCACTCTATGGATGCACATACATCCATATTCAACGTAAGATAAGCGAAGAGAACTAGCAAATTACACAGTCTCTTTCAGTTGCAACCAATAGAACTtcaatatgaatttttcatagtATCTTCTTGTGATTCAAGATTTTCGGTGAAACAGACCTTCGTAGTCGTTAGTTAGTGGTTGATAAAGATCGTAAGTGAGAGTGGTCTCATCCGGAAGTCCTATGTACACTCGTTCTCCAATCGGCCAAGGGCAACGGACGCGACCAATAATACTGTGGACGATGGTCTGTACATGGCCACTGAAACCCCATAGCCTTGTTGGTTTGTATCTGAAATACATAAACGAGCgtgatgtaatatttttatcattgaaACATATCACGAACGGCGACTTCACCTAGTTCCCAAGCAAACAAATCTTACACAAGATGcattttcaatttcgcgaTACGATTTACATCTCGAAGGCGTTTGGAATATAATCGAAATTCATACGTGGCGAGTTGACAAACGATTTACATCTCAAAGCTACTTCCGATGAAGTTACAAACGTGCATAGAGCACTTCATTTCCCTTGTTATTGTGTAATGGTATTATccgatatttacatataatttatctcTTCTAAATTTGCAGTTTACCAGTTTATACTTCGTAGTATCACGAGGAAAcagagaatatttaaaaatcacgTAGTAAGTAAAAGCAAAACACGCAGAGTTATAATACCTGATAGATctctatttaatatattttgtattcaaTTTGAGGAAAATTGTCGCATGCATGGGCAGTCTAATCATAAATCACTACTTCCCTGCGGTATCAAGAAACTTAAGCAGCTTTTATGTCTTAAGAACTTAAGCAGTTtttgaaacgtgaaaaatcgtaagaaaaagtaaaactgAGAAAACTACTAATCACTGTGGCAAAAGATGGAAAACAGGTCACGGTGGTAATTCGAAAGCAGACATAAAACTATTTTAGGGATAAGTATATGCGGCTAATAACCAAGCGTAAAATTTCTTCCACACTTTATACATCTCTGACTTACTAACCCGTGCAactcaatttctttttcgactCGTTGATCTGGATCTATGGTATACTATGTGCACGCAGACTCGTGTTTAATTCATTCTTCAATTCTACCAGGCCAGGAAACAACCATTCAACGCACGTGAAAGtgtgtttctcttctttcgtaGCAATTCTACGCAATTTTTACCGGGAGTAAAAGCGAAGTTAAACGTGACAGCGAAACATTAAACTTCTTCGTTGCAACGTACAAAGAAAGAATCGCTAGTGGATCAGTGGAGCATATACGAAGCCGTAAAAATCACTGGCATCAAGCAGTCAGTACTCGTGGAAAATATAATCTGGCCCGTTAATGGCACGGCAAAGAAGATCGCGGTTATTATTTTCCTGTGGAAAGGTTTCCTTAGGGGCATCGTAGCCTGATCCAAGAATGCCTACGTTTTTCACCCAGGCATTAAACAAACGAGGACAATGATCGTTTCGGAGGAATTATTTACGACCTTACGAACTAAAGTAGATCagatgtaaaattttacaCCGATTTCTACTTACTTCAGTGGGTAATGTGCTATTCTTTTGAGGAAAGATAAAGGCCATGTTCTTTGTGAACGCCCAATTGCTGCGAACGCAAGGAAAATTTTACAGGTTCGACattcctttttaattaattcttcgcTAATAAGATACGTGCGAAGCATTCTTCGATATCAACACGTCATAAGTATATGTTGTGCCGTCGGTGGAAGAGATATGTATAATGCTTATGATGAAATCATCAAAGTTTGCTTGTATGATTCAACAACCAAAATAGCCATCGGTGACATATAAAGGAATATACTGACTGTAGGATATTTTCTAGAATTGTATCATTAAATTCAggattctttctttctttgcaatatacttgaaaaaaattgtttacagtATACATTTTGGTAAATTGGAATTCTAGAAATACAcgattttctacttttcacGTGATTATTCACGTGATATTACAAAGAAATCTCATATGCCAATCATATAAATGACTTCTGCAGATCCGAGATTCCAGCTACCAACTACGTACATATACGTGCGACTAGATCAACGTGTGTCACCATGTAACgtattaatttacaatctCGTCGTATCTCTTCGACCAACAGTAAGTACGTCAAGACcaagtatttttcttctttcttaacGAGTTAGTGTAGTTTAAAATTTCCTATCGTTTAATTAGAAGCATAATAATAACGGTGCTGGAAAGTAGCATTACTCATAAAGATAATCATTGTTGACAAATCAAAGATACAACGAGCAAAAATCGTTCTACGATTAAAGTATCGCGACTTTCTGTTGCGTGTTGAGGCAAATGAAATTCAGAATGTCACGCAACAGTGTAAAATTTCGCTGTTGCGCACAGATTGATCGAAGAAAAAGGTGAAATTCTCTTCGTCCcttttaaattatgaatatgcATTCGTGAAGTGTTTCAAGTCTCCtgcgattaaataaatagaattatgtatttacgaTTTAACGAGATTGCTCttgagatatatttttctttactatAAGAATTCCTTTTAGCAAGTGGTCGCAAACAATCATGGTGACAGAGAGGGCTTTTACGATTCACacgaatgtaattaataagataggtcgttaaatttttaattagaagcTGGACGGCCGTTAATGGAAGGAATTATACGTTTCTCACTATCAATCTTCTCCTCGTACACGTATGTAAAGAAGTTACGTACGTTTTACAACATTTGCTGCTGCTTGCAGTCACGGCCAGCGTATAATCGATCAAAGCCAGGTATTAAGTtcgcttttttatttttttatgtgtTACGATAACGATTCGTGCGGCAGGTTGTTACATATCAAAATCGAGCGATAAATGTAGACGACTGTTTATTCGCGGGAAAACGTATCACGAAAACGATATCTTATcgttttggaaaatttcttttcgatttaAAATTGTCGAAAAGTGAACATCCTTTTCTACCaactaaaatttctttctgacGTTACGCcatcatttttcatcgaaagaGGTTCAtctaaaaaattacaagaaagaGATAAGACAAAGAATTtatcacaattttttaattaaaggaaataGCTTCCCCAAGTGCAGAAGTTTAAATATCCAACGCAGAAAGTTGACGATTATCcacaatatttataacttacaCGTACAaggattttattgaaattggAGTGTAACAATAGTCGTTAAATCCACATAACCAGAAACAAATTGTGCAATAGTAATTGAGAATTCAGTATGTACACGATTCGGTTTGCAGGAGAGGAAAGGGGCTGAGAGGATCGAGGTAATTATCAATTTCCTGTCTATCTTTCGGAAATTAACTCGTTCAATCAGGGTTCGATCACTGGAACGACTTTCGATCGTCAGGATGTGAAACTCTACCATTGAAGATGATTCCATAGTATGTAAATGCATACCATAACGAAAAGGGATTTCGTTCTACAAAAGTAAAAACGAATACAACGAGATTGTTAAGAAACGCGATCACTCGATAAAGTGAAGAAGGTCTCTCTGTGGAAATGCGTCTGTTGAATAACTGATTATTAGTCAACGTTGGCTTTTCTGGAATCGAAGATATCACGAAAAGCATTTGCATTCGCGatcagaaaaatatgaaaccaATGTACTCTTTGGCGAGTGTCATATCACGAAGTtctaaaaatacatatgtaaatatatgaaatttttttttcttcttggaaTTAATGAGGTCGCGATTACatgaaaaattacgttttCTCTTACACGCTACAATCTGTGGTTTAAGTCTTTCGtagaatataagaaataagtCTCCTAACGTATATAACAATACGATtctactaataataaaatggaacACAGGAATCGCTctttttttcagtttcttaAACTGAACTATTTAAGAGATCTTCCACTGTTATAATTATCTCCGATTTATTACACGTAATCTTCTTTcagaaatattgatatttaaaaagcgtcttgata is part of the Bombus pyrosoma isolate SC7728 linkage group LG13, ASM1482585v1, whole genome shotgun sequence genome and encodes:
- the LOC122574237 gene encoding abhydrolase domain-containing protein 2 produces the protein MSTALLAVFAVILCILFRILNVNSAPQKPLIVCQDQSFLTTILKIAPVITEPYKPTRLWGFSGHVQTIVHSIIGRVRCPWPIGERVYIGLPDETTLTYDLYQPLTNDYEDDVTIAICPGICNSSESVYIRTFVHFAQCHGYRCAVLNHVGVLSSVKITAPRIFTYGHTDDYHTMLQSLMEKHPNTKIICIGFSLGGNLVTKYLGERRSNKLSNIIGGISICQGYNAIEGTKFLLNWQNFRRFYLYIMTESVKNIILKHKNILLSEEVKQKYNLNEWDIISAATLPELDEAYTRKLHNFRSVKEMYKWSSSLFYLDNITTPMVFINALDDPIVPEMLLEPIKEHARTRPNTLYVELAHGGHLGFYEGGLLYPNPITWLDRTLVSLVGSLTLAQADKLLKAS